The genomic region TTGGTCAATCGGAATCTGCTGTGTTGTGCGTTGAACGTGATTGCCGATGAGCTGGCGAATCCGTTCCAGGTGAGATTCCGGGGAAGTCATAAATCCATTGTAGGATAAGAATCATGGTTGACGTGCACTTCTTCGCCGCGGCCCGGGACGCCGCAGGTTGTACCCACACCAACCTGGCAGGTACAGACGTCCCGGCAACGTTGGGCGATCTTTTACAGTTCCTATCCACCACTTTCACCGGCTCTACCGGCGCCGGAACCTCCATGGCGGATGTCCTTCAGCGCTGCTCTTTCCTCTTAGACGGCAAAACAGGAACGGCAGAGACACCACTTGCGGGTATCTCCCGCGTGGATGTACTCCCGCCTTTCGCCGGCGGATAAACCCTAAGCGCGGGCGCGCAGTGGGCTGGTGAAGAAATTAACGATTCCGGAGATGATCGCCAGCACAATCGCGCCCAGGATGGCGGGCCACAGCCCATCGATGTGAAAGCTCGAGTCCTGGAATCCCAGGAGGTTAAACAGCCATTCGGCAAGCATCAGCACAATTCCGTTGATGACAAGCGCAAACAATCCAAGCGTGATGCAGGTCAGCGGCAAGCCAACTACCCGTAGTACTGGTGCAACGACTGCGTTGACGATGACGAAGACGGCGGCCAGTACCAAGAAGGCCGTGAGTTCTTGGCCTGGTGCGGCGGTGAGATCAATGCCGGGGATAAATTCCACGACCACCCACAAACCGGCAGCAATGGCGATGACGTTGAGGACAAAATTCCACAGGGTGCTCATATAAGAAAAGTATAAGTGAGTTTTTACCTGAGAGCCGAAAGCCCCAAAACCCCAGTTGAGAAACCTGCTCCAAGAACAGTTCACGCTTTGTGCCACCTTATTTGGCCGATAAGGGAAGCGGAAGGTAAGCTAAAATTCGCCTGTTTATAGGCAATCTAGGAGACGTGCCAGAGCGGCCGAATGGGGCTCACTGCTAATGAGTTGCCCTTCCAACGGAGGGCCGGAGGTTCAAATCCTCTCGTCTCCGCATAGTTTGAAACCCCCTGTTAACGCAGGGGGTTTCACTTTTTCCACAGCTAGCTTGAATTCTTCGCGCCTAGCTTATTTGGGGTTGTTAGCTGTTATGCCTTTAGATGGCGCATCGCGAGCTAATGATTAAGTTAGTAGTTCTTCTTGGGCCTAGTAATGTGCTTAAACTAACCTGCGCTTTTACTAGGTCTTCAATCCGTGGCTATTAC from Corynebacterium ammoniagenes DSM 20306 harbors:
- a CDS encoding phage holin family protein produces the protein MSTLWNFVLNVIAIAAGLWVVVEFIPGIDLTAAPGQELTAFLVLAAVFVIVNAVVAPVLRVVGLPLTCITLGLFALVINGIVLMLAEWLFNLLGFQDSSFHIDGLWPAILGAIVLAIISGIVNFFTSPLRARA
- a CDS encoding MoaD/ThiS family protein, giving the protein MVDVHFFAAARDAAGCTHTNLAGTDVPATLGDLLQFLSTTFTGSTGAGTSMADVLQRCSFLLDGKTGTAETPLAGISRVDVLPPFAGG